In Rutidosis leptorrhynchoides isolate AG116_Rl617_1_P2 chromosome 2, CSIRO_AGI_Rlap_v1, whole genome shotgun sequence, one genomic interval encodes:
- the LOC139892280 gene encoding ethylene-responsive transcription factor ERF011-like: MEVDGGCSPSSTVEKRKKSDVNNKPYRGIRMRKWGKWVAEIREPNKRSRIWLGSYSSPIAAARAYDTAVFYLRGPSAHLNFPESIADDGYLHDLSTASIRKKATEVGAKVDAMNKLGSTESYSGRVCLNPDLNEYPSPESSDES, encoded by the coding sequence ATGGAAGTAGACGGCGGATGTTCACCGTCATCCACCgtcgaaaaaagaaaaaaatcaGACGTCAACAACAAACCCTACCGAGGGATAAGGATGAGAAAGTGGGGTAAATGGGTGGCTGAAATTCGTGAACCAAATAAACGTTCTCGTATTTGGCTTGGTTCTTATTCTTCACCTATCGCCGCCGCACGTGCCTACGACACCGCCGTCTTTTACCTCCGTGGCCCCTCCGCTCATCTCAATTTCCCCGAATCCATCGCTGATGATGGTTATCTTCATGACTTATCTACTGCTTCTATCAGAAAAAAGGCTACTGAAGTTGGAGCTAAAGTTGACGCCATGAATAAACTCGGGTCgactgaatcctactcgggtcgggttTGTTTGAACCCGGATTTAAACGAGTACCCAAGTCCTGAATCTTCGGATGAAAGTTAA